The Dethiosulfovibrio peptidovorans DSM 11002 nucleotide sequence ACCGTATTCCCGACGATGATATCCCGGGGGTGAACATTCCGACGGGGATACCTCTGGTTTATGAGTTGGACGAGGAGCTTAAACCTCAGAACCATTACTATCTGGGGGATGCTGGCTCTGTCCTCAAAGCTCAACAGGCCGTGGCGAATCAGGGGAAAGCGAAATAGAGATTATGAGGCTCCGTCTCGGAAAAAGCACTTCAATCCTTTTGGCCATCTGTTCCCTATGTCTTTTAGTGACTGTCGCCTACGGAGACCCTAGGTATCCTTCCGGTCTTATCCGGGAGGGGGGATTCGTCCAGATACACTGTTTCGACGAAAGGAAGGCTGCGACGGTACAGGAAGTCCTTAGGGATTACTTTGATGTTATCGACGACAGTATGTCGTCTAAAAGACAGAGGTTGTATTCCATCTACGTCTCTCGGGCATCTCTAAAAACTCCCCTAACTGGCAGGGAGAAAAACCCCTGTTTAGGCTGGGATGTTAAAATACCGGTTGTAACCAAAAATTCTCGAGAAGGGATGGGATCCCCTTGAAACAGCGGAGCCTCTTTGCGGAAGAAATAGCCTACGATAGCCTTGAAAAGGTGAACGATCCACTGGTACGAATAGAGAAAGCGGTGGACTGGTCCATCTTCGAGCAGCCGTTGAAGGACTTCCGCGAAGGGCTCAGACAGAAGGATTCTCTGGGAGGAAGAAAGCCCTTCCCTCCTCTTCTCATGTTCAAGATCCTGGTGCTTCAGGCACTGTACAACCTGTCGGACGACGCAATGGAGTTTCAGGTAAGGGACAGGCTTTCCTTCAGACGTTTTCTCGGCCTCTCCCTGGAAGCCAAAGTCCCTGATGCCAAGACTATATGGCTTTTTCGGGAGCAGCTGACCAAGGCGGAACTGATGAAGCCTCTGTTCGATCTTTTTGACGGTCACATCCGTAAAAGCGGCTTCGAGGCAAAAAAAGGGCAGATAGTGGATGCCTCCATAGTGAAGGTCCCGATCCAGAGGAACAAACGGGATGAAAACCGCAAGATCAAGGATGGAGAACCACCGGAAGACTGGCCCGACAACAAGAGATCTCAAAAAGACACCGATGCCAGGTGGACGAAGAAAAACGGCAAAAGCTCCTTCGGCTACAAGAACCACATAGAGATCGACTCTCAGAACAAGATCATCCGTAAATACAGCGTAACCGAGGCATCGGTCCACGACAGCAATGTATTCGAGGAACTCATCGATCCCAGTAACAGCAGCAAAGACGTCTATGCCGACTCAGCTTATAGAAGCCATGAGAAAATCTCTTGGCTTGAGGAACAAGGCTACAGACCGAAGATCCAACGAAAAGGATACAGAGGCAAACCCATCACGTGGTGGGAAAAACAGGGTAACAGAACAAGATCCAAAGTCCGAAGCCGAGTGGAGCACGTCTTTGGAGCCCAAACCATGAAGGCCGGCAACCTGATAGTTCGAACTATCGGGAAAGCCAGAGCTTCAACCGCTATAGGACTGAGAAACCTGGCCTATAACATCGTTCGATTCTCGTTCCTGATGATGAAGTCAGGGGCGATATCTGCCGTGCCCAAATGACGGTAAAAGCCGAGTTGTTCAGGTCACCGGAGCGACAATAGAGAATCATCTTAACGCTGATTTAGCCTAATTTGTCGCTGTTTCTGGTCTGTGGCTTTTTTGTCTGCTTAGACCGCTAAATATGGGGTTGCTAGAGGTGCCCTCTCGTTCTTCCGCGAAATACGGAGTGGATCCCTTTATCCTGGCTTCGGTCATGATCCAAAGGTCCGGGCTTTCCTGGGTTTTAGCGGAGGGAGGAATCTATGGGTTGATGGCTCTGGATTGGGAGAGACACAAGAGATGGATTACGGAGGACCATCCTAGGGTTCAATCCAGGAGGGTCCTCTGTAAACCTGTCATAAACGTAAGGATCGGAGCAGATCTAATGTCGCGCAATTTAAAGCGAAGTGGCATGAACTACGATGTGATGATAAGGAACGAATATGACGATGTTCCCGGAGCGTACGAGGCCATCTGGGAACACTACAGAAATATGGCCCGTCTTTTCAGGGAAAGGGTTGAGGCCGATGGGGTTTAATATCCTGCGGCATGTGAATTGCAGCCTACTCCGTAGGTATTATAAGTATCGGACATCTGGTCCTTTCAACGAGAGCTTCCGCTGTGTTGCCGAGTATCAGCTGCCATATGTCCGTCTTAAGAGGTAAGCCAAGGACCAGGAGAGATGTGCTTAGGTCGACTATCGCCTTGGGTAGCTCCTCTTCCGTCTGACCTCCTACCAGCTTGGTCTCGACTAGATCGTTCCACTTTTCGACCTCCTCTTTCGCGGCTTCCATAGCTTTGGAGGCTTGGTTGAAAAGGCCGTGTGCCATGGAGGCGTCTTCCATGGGAACTCCGTGTAATAAGGTTATCCTCGTGTCCTTCTGTCGTCTGTCCAGAACCTTTTTCACTCCGTCCAGGATGTTTTGTGTCCTCTTTGCCTCCAAATCGGTAGCCACTACGACGTTTTTCAGTATATCTCCCGGTATGGTCGGAGGGGTGTTCCATCGGAGTATCAATTGAGGCAAGCCCAGAGATTGAACGAGAGGGACTATAGCGGTGTCGGGGGAAACGGTTATCACCGCTACGGAGCAGTCCTCTCTCCGCACTATTGCGGAAAACACCTCGTCTTTCTCTCCTGCTTCCACGTAGAAGCGAAAAGGCACGCCGTTCGGGATGGATCTCTCGCACATTTCCTTCAGTATTTCTTGAGCTCCGGAAACGACAGACGGGGTCTCTACGCCTATCGACGTGCTCACGACGTGTACCGCCACTATTTCTTCCGATCTCTCTGTGAGATGTGTCGCCACCCATTTTAAATCCCTTTCGGATCTTTCCGATAGGTCGGAGGGGTACAGTATCTTTCTAAACATGAAGATCGCTCCTTCCGTCTTTAGGCTGGGGTATCTATTTCCATAATATCGAAATAATGAGTCTTGTCCATCTTGGATGTGACGAACGACGGGAGTGTTTTGCAGTGGACAGGGACAGACAGTGGATGGCAATCGAATTTCTGAGTAGGGTCTTTAAGTGGCTGCCCCATGGAATGGCGCTTCGTATAGGAGCTTACCTGGGTTGGCTGTTGTGGCTTTTAAGTAAAACGAGGGTGGACAGGGCTGAAGCCCGTTGTGTCAGGGCTATGGGGGTTGGGCCGACCGACGCTAGGCGCATAGTTCGGGAATCCTATATGAATCACGGTAGATGTGTCGCAGAGTTTGTGAGATTGCCTCTTATGGGGCACAGATTAGAAAAGTTGGTTACCGTAACCGGCATGGAGAATCTCGAGAGAGCTTTTTCAAGGGGCAAGGGCGTTATCCTC carries:
- a CDS encoding IS5 family transposase, which encodes MKQRSLFAEEIAYDSLEKVNDPLVRIEKAVDWSIFEQPLKDFREGLRQKDSLGGRKPFPPLLMFKILVLQALYNLSDDAMEFQVRDRLSFRRFLGLSLEAKVPDAKTIWLFREQLTKAELMKPLFDLFDGHIRKSGFEAKKGQIVDASIVKVPIQRNKRDENRKIKDGEPPEDWPDNKRSQKDTDARWTKKNGKSSFGYKNHIEIDSQNKIIRKYSVTEASVHDSNVFEELIDPSNSSKDVYADSAYRSHEKISWLEEQGYRPKIQRKGYRGKPITWWEKQGNRTRSKVRSRVEHVFGAQTMKAGNLIVRTIGKARASTAIGLRNLAYNIVRFSFLMMKSGAISAVPK
- a CDS encoding universal stress protein: MFRKILYPSDLSERSERDLKWVATHLTERSEEIVAVHVVSTSIGVETPSVVSGAQEILKEMCERSIPNGVPFRFYVEAGEKDEVFSAIVRREDCSVAVITVSPDTAIVPLVQSLGLPQLILRWNTPPTIPGDILKNVVVATDLEAKRTQNILDGVKKVLDRRQKDTRITLLHGVPMEDASMAHGLFNQASKAMEAAKEEVEKWNDLVETKLVGGQTEEELPKAIVDLSTSLLVLGLPLKTDIWQLILGNTAEALVERTRCPILIIPTE